One window from the genome of Aquipuribacter sp. SD81 encodes:
- a CDS encoding ZIP family metal transporter: MTAAFELFPDAVEEGGLALAGGGLLSGAVVFVVVSSALDAMVLRRSGQPDAVPGADALGDRAAEALAPATAPQRDKVAELAPDDGVGRPAAGVGAGVGLALLAAVTLDGVPENLALGVSLVASGSVAGSAALLVAIFASNLPEALVGAVAMRAGGSSVRTVLLTWTAAAVLLTLAVVAGYALLSGADPRVLAVALSFAGGAVLASLADTLMPEAFEHGRPLNALATAVGFLLSFALAG; encoded by the coding sequence ATGACAGCCGCCTTCGAGCTCTTCCCCGACGCGGTCGAGGAGGGCGGTCTGGCCCTCGCCGGCGGCGGGCTCCTCTCCGGGGCCGTCGTCTTCGTCGTCGTCAGCTCGGCGCTGGACGCGATGGTGCTGCGTCGCTCCGGCCAGCCCGACGCCGTCCCGGGTGCCGACGCGCTCGGTGACCGGGCGGCCGAGGCGCTCGCACCGGCCACCGCTCCGCAGCGCGACAAGGTCGCCGAGCTCGCGCCGGACGACGGCGTCGGCCGGCCCGCGGCCGGGGTGGGCGCGGGCGTCGGCCTCGCCCTGCTCGCCGCGGTGACGCTCGACGGCGTGCCGGAGAACCTCGCCCTCGGGGTCTCCCTCGTCGCCTCCGGGTCGGTCGCCGGCTCCGCGGCGCTGCTCGTGGCGATCTTCGCCTCCAACCTGCCGGAGGCCCTGGTCGGGGCGGTCGCCATGCGGGCCGGCGGCAGCAGCGTGCGCACGGTGCTGCTCACGTGGACCGCGGCCGCCGTGCTGCTCACGCTCGCCGTCGTCGCGGGCTACGCCCTGCTGTCCGGGGCCGACCCGCGCGTGCTGGCCGTCGCCCTCTCCTTCGCGGGCGGCGCCGTCCTCGCCTCCCTCGCCGACACGCTCATGCCGGAGGCCTTCGAGCACGGCCGACCCCTCAACGCGCTCGCCACGGCGGTCGGGTTCCTGCTCTCCTTCGCCCTCGCCGGCTGA
- a CDS encoding acyl-CoA dehydrogenase family protein, whose product MPPEPRTRRDLRPGTEHVIDLRAAAASRGRGDGGPPVVSRPDDTDLVAADPALVETVARLGGEQLLPALHELGRHAGARATQDVASEVEATRPRLESVDLAGERVDRVVHHPAWRPLLRDGARAGLTGRPLAAAEASGHLRRAAALQVWAQVSGSAAMSASTHHAAVAAVAGTAAAGTWLPRLAGRPADGSTRRAGAVPTVVAGLALSERGGSDPAGRAEADAVPRLGGPVEGGPTWRVSGRKWFVGNADADVLVVRAVTEDGPALFLVPRRLPDGSPNGARMLRLRPGSARTAWPVGDAELHESWAVRLEQHDPSALERTQALDAAALAAGVVRGALWRAVHHCRRSVRGAGPLDTLPLVRTVLADVALESEAATTSQLALAAALDAGEEPFLRLAAPVLAAHLSRRAPQVTTEAAELLGPAAWDGTAPVARLQREATAVLSGATAHGLAVHVVDVLAAPWAGEAVDALDGVYERARGASPRLDAALTAGADLLRQAAAEARQDRGAVAGAARWLVERLAVTLQAALLAQGAPTPVADAFLASRLDGAGGLGTTPLGRRQTEVLLARAVADA is encoded by the coding sequence ATGCCCCCGGAGCCACGCACCCGCCGCGACCTCCGCCCCGGGACCGAGCACGTCATCGACCTCCGGGCGGCGGCGGCGAGCCGCGGGCGCGGCGACGGCGGCCCGCCCGTGGTCTCCCGTCCGGACGACACCGACCTCGTGGCCGCCGACCCCGCGCTCGTCGAGACCGTCGCGCGGCTCGGTGGGGAGCAGCTGCTGCCGGCGCTGCACGAGCTGGGCCGCCACGCGGGTGCCCGCGCCACCCAGGACGTCGCCTCCGAGGTCGAGGCGACGCGCCCCCGCCTGGAGAGCGTCGACCTCGCCGGCGAGCGGGTGGACCGCGTCGTGCACCACCCGGCCTGGCGCCCTCTGCTGCGCGACGGCGCCCGGGCCGGCCTCACCGGCCGTCCGCTCGCGGCCGCCGAGGCGTCGGGCCACCTGAGACGGGCCGCGGCGCTGCAGGTGTGGGCGCAGGTGAGCGGCTCCGCCGCGATGAGCGCGAGCACGCACCACGCGGCGGTCGCCGCGGTCGCCGGCACCGCCGCCGCGGGCACGTGGCTGCCGCGGCTCGCCGGGCGCCCGGCCGACGGCTCGACCCGGCGGGCGGGAGCGGTCCCGACCGTCGTGGCGGGGCTCGCGCTGTCCGAGCGCGGCGGCAGCGACCCGGCCGGTCGCGCCGAGGCGGACGCCGTCCCGCGGCTCGGCGGACCGGTCGAGGGCGGCCCGACCTGGCGCGTGAGCGGGCGCAAGTGGTTCGTCGGCAACGCCGACGCGGACGTGCTCGTCGTTCGCGCGGTCACCGAGGACGGTCCCGCCCTGTTCCTCGTGCCCCGGCGCCTGCCCGACGGCTCCCCGAACGGCGCACGCATGCTGCGCCTGCGCCCGGGCAGCGCCCGCACGGCCTGGCCGGTGGGCGACGCCGAGCTCCACGAGTCGTGGGCCGTCCGCCTCGAGCAGCACGACCCGTCCGCGCTCGAGCGGACGCAGGCCCTCGACGCGGCGGCCCTCGCTGCCGGCGTGGTGCGCGGCGCGCTGTGGCGCGCCGTGCACCACTGCCGGCGGAGCGTGCGCGGCGCGGGTCCCCTCGACACCCTGCCGCTGGTCCGCACCGTGCTCGCCGACGTGGCCCTCGAGAGCGAGGCCGCGACCACGTCGCAGCTCGCGCTCGCCGCCGCCCTGGACGCGGGCGAGGAGCCGTTCCTCCGGCTCGCGGCCCCCGTCCTGGCCGCGCACCTGTCGCGGCGGGCGCCGCAGGTGACGACCGAGGCCGCCGAGCTGCTCGGCCCGGCGGCCTGGGACGGGACGGCACCGGTGGCACGCCTGCAGCGCGAGGCCACCGCCGTGCTGTCGGGCGCGACCGCGCACGGCCTCGCCGTCCACGTCGTCGACGTCCTCGCCGCCCCGTGGGCCGGCGAGGCGGTCGACGCCCTCGACGGGGTCTACGAGCGCGCCCGCGGCGCCTCCCCCCGCCTCGACGCGGCGCTCACCGCGGGTGCGGACCTGCTCCGGCAGGCGGCGGCCGAGGCCCGGCAGGACCGCGGCGCCGTGGCCGGCGCCGCCCGCTGGCTCGTCGAGCGCCTCGCCGTCACGCTCCAGGCCGCCCTGCTCGCGCAGGGCGCCCCGACGCCGGTCGCGGACGCGTTCCTCGCCTCCCGGCTGGACGGGGCGGGTGGGCTCGGGACGACGCCCCTCGGCCGGCGGCAGACCGAGGTCCTCCTCGCCCGCGCCGTCGCCGACGCCTGA
- the glgX gene encoding glycogen debranching protein GlgX — protein sequence MDVWPGSPYPLGATYDGTGTNFAVFSEVATKVELCLLDDARRERERIALPEADGFVWHCYLPGVQPGQRYGFRVHGPYDPSQGLRCNPSKLLLDPYAKAIEGMTDGDESLFSYRFGKDENRIQRLDSRLHTMHSVVVNPFFDWGNDRPPRRQYHETVIYEAHVKGMTQQHPDIPESIRGTYAGMAHPVMIDHLLDLGITAVELMPVHQFVQDSHLQERGMRNYWGYNTIGFFAPHNEYSSTGQRGQQVQEFKGMVKALHAAGIEVILDVVYNHTAEGNQQGPTLAFRGLDNGAYYRLVDEDKKFYYDTTGTGNSLLMRHPHVLQLIMDSLRYWVTEMHVDGFRFDLAATLARQFHEVDRLSAFFDLVQQDPVISQTKLIAEPWDIGEGGYQVGNFPPLWTEWNGRYRDTVRDFWRGESGSLGEFASRITGSSDLYAHSGRKPIASINFVTAHDGFTMRDLVSYNERHNDDNGEGGNDGESHNRSWNCGEEGPTQDPVVTALREKQHRNFLVTLLLSQGVPMLLHGDELARSQGGNNNGYCQDNPVTWMDWELDEWQELLLEFTRRLVAMRNGHPVFRRRRFFSGDTDPGDDRLGDLEWLRLDGARMTQDDWHTGYAQSVMVFLNGEAIEEPDARGERIVDDSFLMLFNASAEDLSFTLPGAAYGDRWHVVVDTSDPTHLPPRTHSYTTGFAESRRLSSGRDAARLPRLQPHQVCDVASRSVVVLRSDQARQR from the coding sequence ATGGACGTGTGGCCCGGCTCCCCCTACCCGTTGGGAGCCACCTACGACGGGACGGGTACCAACTTCGCCGTCTTCTCGGAGGTCGCGACCAAGGTCGAGCTCTGCCTGCTCGACGACGCCAGGCGCGAGCGCGAGCGGATCGCCCTGCCCGAGGCCGACGGGTTCGTGTGGCACTGCTACCTGCCGGGCGTGCAGCCCGGGCAGCGCTACGGCTTCCGGGTGCACGGGCCCTACGACCCCTCGCAGGGCCTGCGCTGCAACCCCAGCAAGCTGCTGCTCGACCCGTACGCCAAGGCGATCGAGGGCATGACGGACGGCGACGAGTCGCTGTTCAGCTACCGCTTCGGCAAGGACGAGAACCGCATCCAGCGCCTGGACTCCCGGCTGCACACGATGCACTCCGTCGTCGTCAACCCGTTCTTCGACTGGGGCAACGACCGCCCGCCGCGCCGGCAGTACCACGAGACGGTCATCTACGAGGCCCACGTCAAGGGCATGACGCAGCAGCACCCGGACATCCCGGAGTCGATCCGCGGCACGTACGCCGGCATGGCGCACCCGGTCATGATCGACCACCTGCTCGACCTCGGGATCACGGCCGTCGAGCTCATGCCCGTGCACCAGTTCGTGCAGGACAGCCACCTGCAGGAGCGCGGCATGCGCAACTACTGGGGCTACAACACGATCGGCTTCTTCGCCCCCCACAACGAGTACTCCTCCACCGGCCAGCGCGGCCAGCAGGTGCAGGAGTTCAAGGGCATGGTGAAGGCGCTGCACGCCGCGGGCATCGAGGTCATCCTCGACGTCGTCTACAACCACACCGCCGAGGGCAACCAGCAGGGCCCGACGCTCGCGTTCCGCGGCCTGGACAACGGCGCGTACTACCGCCTCGTCGACGAGGACAAGAAGTTCTACTACGACACCACCGGCACCGGTAACAGCCTGCTCATGCGGCACCCGCACGTGCTGCAGCTCATCATGGACTCGCTGCGGTACTGGGTGACGGAGATGCACGTCGACGGCTTCCGATTCGACCTCGCCGCGACGCTGGCGCGCCAGTTCCACGAGGTCGACCGCCTGAGCGCCTTCTTCGACCTCGTGCAGCAGGACCCGGTGATCAGCCAGACCAAGCTCATCGCCGAGCCGTGGGACATCGGCGAGGGCGGCTACCAGGTCGGCAACTTCCCGCCGCTGTGGACGGAGTGGAACGGCCGCTACCGCGACACCGTCCGCGACTTCTGGCGCGGGGAGTCGGGCTCGCTCGGGGAGTTCGCGAGCCGCATCACCGGCTCCAGCGACCTGTACGCCCACTCCGGCCGCAAGCCGATCGCCAGCATCAACTTCGTGACCGCCCACGACGGCTTCACGATGCGCGACCTCGTGTCGTACAACGAGCGGCACAACGACGACAACGGCGAGGGCGGCAACGACGGCGAGAGCCACAACCGCTCGTGGAACTGCGGCGAGGAGGGCCCGACGCAGGACCCGGTCGTCACCGCGCTGCGGGAGAAGCAGCACCGCAACTTCCTCGTCACGCTGCTGCTGAGCCAGGGCGTGCCCATGCTCCTGCACGGCGACGAGCTCGCCCGCAGCCAGGGCGGCAACAACAACGGCTACTGCCAGGACAACCCCGTCACGTGGATGGACTGGGAGCTCGACGAGTGGCAGGAGCTCCTGCTGGAGTTCACGCGCCGGCTCGTCGCGATGCGCAACGGGCACCCCGTGTTCCGCCGCCGCCGGTTCTTCTCCGGCGACACCGACCCCGGCGACGACCGTCTGGGGGACCTCGAGTGGCTGCGGCTGGACGGCGCTCGCATGACCCAGGACGACTGGCACACCGGCTACGCCCAGAGCGTCATGGTGTTCCTCAACGGCGAGGCGATCGAGGAGCCCGACGCCCGCGGGGAGCGCATCGTGGACGACAGCTTCCTCATGCTGTTCAACGCCTCGGCCGAGGACCTGTCGTTCACGCTGCCCGGTGCGGCCTACGGCGACCGCTGGCACGTGGTCGTCGACACGTCCGACCCCACGCACCTGCCGCCCCGCACGCACTCGTACACGACCGGCTTCGCGGAGTCCCGGCGGCTGTCCAGCGGCCGCGACGCCGCGCGGCTGCCGCGGCTGCAGCCGCACCAGGTGTGCGACGTCGCCTCGCGCTCCGTCGTCGTGCTGCGCAGCGACCAGGCACGGCAGCGGTGA
- the treY gene encoding malto-oligosyltrehalose synthase — protein MSAAVAAEGAAARPVLSTYRLQLRPEFGFAEALAAVDHLDDLGVSHVYLSPVLQATPGSTHGYDVVDHSRVNVELGGEAGLRALAAEVHRRGMGLVADVVPNHMAVPTPLWHNRAMWSVLRDGPGSPYARWLDVDWTVPARAVLMPVLGARIGDVLDSGELSVDTVEVPVGADDGPVSETVLRYYDHVLPVRAGTEDLPLAQLVDRQWYRLAYWRVADEELNYRRFFDVDTLAAVRVEDPDVFEATHRVLLDLYGDGVLDGFRIDHPDGLADPRQYLRRLREGARRARAALGGSAVEPWVVVEKILEGEERLPADWPCAGTTGYDTLRRTTGVLLDPSAEAPLQLLHAELQGGGELVEYHPLVDASKREVVELSLYAEVHRLVDLLVEICADDVHLRDHTRRALHESVVELLVAMDRYRAYVVAGEAPDAEAGAVVAEAAHRAREHLAEDRHATLDLVVRLVLGEDLLGEDGGDDAGGVAGRARRRELVVRFQQTCGPVMAKGVEDTAFYRWHRFLAVNEVGGDPTRTVCSPEELHAFAERMAATWPATMTTLSTHDTKRSEDARARLLAAVEDPERWVQAVRGWHEAGAPLRTDLVDGGTELLLWQTLVATWPIGPERLDGYLEKAVREAKQRTSWTSPDEAYETAVLELARGVLADDALAGEVAAFVEGIQPLTRVLTLSQKALQLLLPGVPDVYQGTELVDRSLVDPDNRRAVDYDDRRARLAHLDGGGEPRDLDDEKLLVTAHALRLRRRRPGAFSGEHAGYAPVATSTGNALALARGPLEAPEVVLVATRRPGELGRLGGWGRHTVVLPEGAWTDVLTGRDHEGGQVALTDLLDRLPVAVLERA, from the coding sequence GTGAGCGCGGCCGTCGCGGCGGAGGGCGCGGCAGCGCGCCCGGTCCTCAGCACGTACCGCCTGCAGCTGCGCCCGGAGTTCGGCTTCGCCGAGGCGCTCGCCGCCGTCGACCACCTCGACGACCTCGGGGTGTCGCACGTCTACCTCTCCCCCGTGCTGCAGGCCACCCCGGGCAGCACGCACGGCTACGACGTCGTGGACCACTCGCGCGTCAACGTGGAGCTGGGCGGCGAGGCGGGCCTGCGCGCGCTCGCGGCGGAGGTGCACCGGCGCGGCATGGGCCTGGTCGCCGACGTCGTGCCGAACCACATGGCCGTGCCGACCCCGCTGTGGCACAACCGCGCGATGTGGTCGGTGCTGCGCGACGGGCCCGGCTCGCCCTACGCACGCTGGCTCGACGTGGACTGGACCGTGCCGGCCCGGGCGGTCCTCATGCCCGTGCTCGGTGCGCGCATCGGCGACGTCCTCGACTCCGGCGAGCTGTCCGTCGACACGGTCGAGGTGCCCGTCGGCGCGGACGACGGACCCGTCTCGGAGACCGTGCTGCGCTACTACGACCACGTGCTGCCGGTGCGCGCCGGCACCGAGGACCTGCCGCTCGCGCAGCTCGTCGACCGCCAGTGGTACCGCCTCGCGTACTGGCGGGTCGCCGACGAGGAGCTCAACTACCGGCGGTTCTTCGACGTCGACACGCTCGCGGCGGTCCGCGTCGAGGACCCGGACGTCTTCGAGGCGACCCACCGCGTGCTCCTCGACCTGTACGGCGACGGCGTGCTCGACGGGTTCCGCATCGACCACCCGGACGGCCTCGCCGACCCCCGGCAGTACCTGCGCCGGCTGCGCGAGGGCGCCCGGCGGGCCCGCGCCGCGCTCGGCGGGAGCGCCGTCGAGCCGTGGGTCGTCGTGGAGAAGATCCTCGAGGGCGAGGAGCGTCTGCCGGCGGACTGGCCGTGCGCGGGGACGACCGGCTACGACACGCTGCGCCGGACCACCGGTGTGCTGCTCGACCCGTCCGCGGAGGCCCCGCTGCAGCTGCTGCACGCGGAGCTGCAGGGCGGTGGCGAGCTCGTGGAGTACCACCCGCTCGTCGACGCCTCCAAGCGGGAGGTCGTGGAGCTGAGCCTCTACGCCGAGGTGCACCGCCTCGTCGACCTGCTCGTGGAGATCTGCGCCGACGACGTCCACCTGCGCGACCACACCCGCCGGGCGCTGCACGAGTCGGTCGTGGAGCTGCTCGTGGCCATGGACCGCTACCGCGCGTACGTGGTGGCGGGCGAGGCGCCCGACGCCGAGGCGGGAGCGGTGGTGGCGGAGGCCGCCCACCGCGCCCGCGAGCACCTCGCGGAGGACCGTCACGCGACGCTCGACCTCGTCGTGCGGCTCGTGCTCGGCGAGGACCTGCTCGGCGAGGACGGCGGCGACGACGCCGGCGGCGTGGCCGGGCGCGCGAGGCGGCGCGAGCTCGTCGTCCGCTTCCAGCAGACGTGCGGGCCCGTCATGGCCAAGGGGGTGGAGGACACGGCGTTCTACCGCTGGCACCGCTTCCTCGCCGTCAACGAGGTGGGCGGCGACCCCACCCGGACGGTCTGCTCCCCCGAGGAGCTCCACGCCTTCGCCGAGCGCATGGCGGCGACGTGGCCCGCGACCATGACGACGCTGTCCACGCACGACACCAAGCGCAGCGAGGACGCCCGTGCCCGGCTGCTCGCGGCCGTGGAGGACCCGGAGCGCTGGGTCCAGGCGGTCCGCGGCTGGCACGAGGCGGGGGCGCCGCTGCGCACCGACCTCGTCGACGGCGGGACCGAGCTCCTGCTGTGGCAGACCCTGGTCGCGACGTGGCCGATCGGCCCGGAGCGCCTCGACGGCTACCTCGAGAAGGCGGTGCGCGAGGCCAAGCAGCGCACGAGCTGGACCTCGCCCGACGAGGCGTACGAGACCGCGGTGCTCGAGCTCGCGCGCGGTGTGCTCGCCGACGACGCCCTCGCGGGCGAGGTCGCGGCCTTCGTCGAGGGCATCCAGCCGCTGACCCGCGTGCTCACGCTGTCGCAGAAGGCGCTGCAGCTGCTGCTGCCGGGCGTGCCGGACGTGTACCAGGGCACCGAGCTCGTCGACCGCTCCCTCGTCGACCCCGACAACCGGCGCGCGGTCGACTACGACGACCGGCGGGCCCGGCTCGCCCACCTCGACGGCGGCGGCGAGCCGCGCGACCTGGACGACGAGAAGCTCCTCGTCACCGCGCACGCGCTGCGGCTGAGGCGGCGCCGGCCGGGGGCGTTCTCCGGCGAGCACGCCGGCTACGCCCCGGTCGCCACCTCCACCGGCAACGCGCTCGCCCTCGCCCGGGGTCCGCTCGAGGCGCCGGAGGTCGTCCTCGTCGCGACCCGTCGACCGGGTGAGCTCGGCAGGCTCGGCGGCTGGGGCCGGCACACCGTCGTCCTGCCCGAGGGCGCGTGGACCGACGTGCTGACGGGGCGGGACCACGAGGGCGGCCAGGTCGCGCTCACCGACCTGCTCGACCGGCTGCCCGTGGCCGTGCTGGAGCGTGCATGA
- the treZ gene encoding malto-oligosyltrehalose trehalohydrolase encodes MSHTFAVWAPDATSVDLVLVRDATGPDDGTRTARAMARADGGWWQLAVSAAGHGSDYLFAVDGGDPVPDPRSAWQPFGVHGPSRLFDPSRHRWSDEHWRGRDVRGALHYELHVGTFTPEGTLDAAVERLDHLVGLGVEVVALMPVAAFPGRWGWGYDGVHLFAVHDPYGGPAALQRFVDAAHARGLAVSLDCVYNHLGPSGNYTSLFGPYFTDRHHTPWGQAVNLDGEGAAEVRRWICDNALRWFRDFHVDALRLDAVHALVDDSERHVLAQLAQETAALADGLRRPLSLVAESDLNDAVMVTPTTEGGLGMTAQWDDDVHHALHALLTGERQGYYADFGSGEVLRTVWREAFWHAGRHSSFRGGDWGRPVPPGTSGHRFLAYAANHDQVGNRATGDRPAAGLSAGEVAGSLALVLTSPFTPMLFMGEEWGCRTPFQFFTDHQEPALAESVREGRRREFAEHGWDADQVPDPQDAATRDASVLAWDEVAEPTHAGLLGWTRDLVALRRREPDLADDDLAEVDVELGPPDETRDDGRPEWLVVHRGEWRVVVVLRTSRADDDATEVPLHATGRVERHWGPVRAEGRTLRLEGPGAALVRTA; translated from the coding sequence ATGAGCCACACCTTCGCCGTCTGGGCCCCCGACGCCACGTCGGTCGACCTCGTGCTCGTGCGCGACGCGACGGGCCCGGACGACGGGACGCGCACCGCCAGGGCCATGGCGCGTGCGGACGGCGGCTGGTGGCAGCTCGCCGTGAGCGCCGCCGGGCACGGCAGCGACTACCTGTTCGCCGTCGACGGCGGCGATCCGGTGCCCGACCCGCGCTCGGCGTGGCAGCCGTTCGGCGTGCACGGCCCGAGCCGGCTCTTCGACCCCTCGCGGCACCGCTGGTCCGACGAGCACTGGCGCGGCCGGGACGTCCGCGGCGCGCTGCACTACGAGCTGCACGTCGGCACGTTCACCCCCGAGGGCACCCTCGACGCCGCCGTCGAGCGGCTCGACCACCTCGTGGGGCTCGGCGTCGAGGTGGTCGCCCTCATGCCCGTCGCGGCATTCCCCGGCCGTTGGGGCTGGGGCTACGACGGCGTCCACCTGTTCGCGGTCCACGACCCGTACGGCGGGCCGGCGGCGCTGCAGCGCTTCGTCGACGCCGCGCACGCGCGCGGCCTGGCCGTGAGCCTCGACTGCGTCTACAACCACCTGGGACCCAGCGGCAACTACACGTCGCTGTTCGGCCCGTACTTCACCGACCGGCACCACACCCCGTGGGGCCAGGCCGTCAACCTCGACGGCGAGGGCGCCGCCGAGGTCCGGCGCTGGATCTGCGACAACGCGCTGCGCTGGTTCCGCGACTTCCACGTCGACGCGCTGCGCCTGGACGCGGTCCACGCCCTCGTCGACGACTCCGAGCGGCACGTGCTCGCCCAGCTCGCGCAGGAGACCGCCGCCCTCGCCGACGGGCTGCGGCGCCCGTTGTCCCTCGTCGCGGAGTCCGACCTCAACGACGCCGTGATGGTGACGCCGACCACCGAGGGCGGCCTCGGCATGACGGCGCAGTGGGACGACGACGTCCACCACGCGCTGCACGCCCTGCTGACCGGCGAGCGCCAGGGCTACTACGCCGACTTCGGCTCGGGCGAGGTGCTGCGGACGGTGTGGCGCGAAGCCTTCTGGCACGCCGGGCGGCACTCGAGCTTCCGCGGCGGCGACTGGGGCCGCCCCGTCCCGCCCGGCACGTCGGGGCACCGCTTCCTCGCCTACGCCGCCAACCACGACCAGGTCGGCAACCGCGCGACGGGTGACCGGCCCGCGGCGGGGCTGTCCGCGGGCGAGGTGGCGGGCTCGCTCGCCCTGGTCCTCACCTCGCCGTTCACCCCGATGCTCTTCATGGGCGAGGAGTGGGGCTGCCGCACGCCGTTCCAGTTCTTCACCGACCACCAGGAGCCCGCGCTCGCGGAGTCGGTCCGGGAGGGCCGGCGCCGGGAGTTCGCCGAGCACGGCTGGGACGCCGACCAGGTGCCGGACCCGCAGGACGCGGCGACTCGCGACGCGTCGGTGCTCGCCTGGGACGAGGTGGCGGAGCCGACCCACGCCGGCCTGCTCGGGTGGACGCGCGACCTCGTCGCGCTGCGCCGGCGCGAGCCCGACCTCGCCGACGACGACCTGGCGGAGGTCGACGTCGAGCTGGGCCCGCCCGACGAGACGCGCGACGACGGCCGCCCCGAGTGGCTCGTCGTCCACCGGGGCGAGTGGCGCGTCGTGGTCGTGCTGCGCACCTCGCGCGCCGACGACGACGCGACGGAGGTGCCGCTGCACGCGACGGGGCGGGTCGAGCGCCACTGGGGCCCGGTCCGCGCCGAGGGGCGCACGCTGCGGCTGGAGGGCCCGGGCGCGGCGCTCGTCCGCACCGCCTGA
- a CDS encoding PRC and DUF2382 domain-containing protein produces MITTQDLDRVRGTTVYDTDVDKIGTAQQVYLDDDTGQPQWVTVNTGLFGTSESFVPLSQADMTGDGLRVPYDKKTVKDAPRLDDDGHISPEQEEQLYRHYEIDLRGETPAARTTDVDDRGTYAGVTTGDDGMTGTGTAGAAGTTGTTGHDTSGPTTDDAMTRSEERLHVGTEQREAGRARLRKYVTPEHQTVDVPVTREEVRVEREPITDANRGDAQDGPALSEEEHEVVLHEERPVVGTETVPVERVRLDKETHTDTEQVSADVRKEQIETEGDDTARR; encoded by the coding sequence ATGATCACGACGCAGGACCTCGACCGGGTGCGTGGCACCACGGTCTACGACACGGACGTGGACAAGATCGGCACCGCGCAGCAGGTGTACCTGGACGACGACACCGGCCAGCCGCAGTGGGTCACCGTGAACACGGGCCTGTTCGGCACCTCGGAGTCGTTCGTGCCGCTGTCGCAGGCCGACATGACCGGTGACGGCCTCCGGGTGCCCTACGACAAGAAGACCGTCAAGGACGCACCGCGCCTGGACGACGACGGCCACATCTCCCCCGAGCAGGAGGAGCAGCTGTACCGCCACTACGAGATCGACCTCCGGGGCGAGACCCCCGCGGCGCGTACGACCGACGTCGACGACCGCGGGACCTACGCGGGCGTGACCACCGGTGACGACGGCATGACAGGCACCGGTACGGCGGGCGCGGCGGGCACGACGGGCACGACGGGCCACGACACCTCCGGCCCCACCACCGACGACGCCATGACGCGCTCGGAGGAGCGGCTCCACGTCGGCACGGAGCAGCGCGAGGCCGGCCGTGCGCGGCTGCGCAAGTACGTGACGCCCGAGCACCAGACGGTCGACGTCCCCGTCACCAGGGAGGAGGTCCGGGTCGAGCGCGAGCCGATCACGGACGCCAACCGCGGCGACGCCCAGGACGGGCCGGCCCTCTCGGAGGAGGAGCACGAGGTGGTCCTGCACGAGGAGCGCCCGGTGGTGGGCACGGAGACCGTGCCCGTGGAGCGCGTCCGCCTCGACAAGGAGACGCACACCGACACCGAGCAGGTGTCGGCCGACGTCCGCAAGGAGCAGATCGAGACCGAGGGCGACGACACCGCACGGCGGTGA
- the zapE gene encoding cell division protein ZapE, with protein sequence MSEHADRLVDRRPALDRDRLLTDLVPPPRFAGARFDTYEPDPAEPSQQSARARLEDFAGGAPASRGRGLGRLLRSREGADGPRGVYLDGGFGVGKTHLLAATWHAATGRRYYGTFVEYTHLAGALGFRGAVDALAGADLVCVDEFELDDPGDTVLMARLMRELADSGTRLAATSNTLPDALGAGRFAAEDFLREIQALGRLFEVVTVEGEDYRHRGSPAAPTPAGEGDLTALAATRGAVVDDFAALCDHLADVHPSRYGTLLDGVRAVGWRGVAPVPDQNVALRLVVLVDRLYDRSLPVVATGEPLSVLFDEEMLRGGYRKKYLRALSRVTALAREAAPAV encoded by the coding sequence GTGAGCGAGCACGCGGACCGGCTCGTCGACCGCCGCCCGGCGCTCGACCGCGACCGCCTGCTCACCGACCTCGTGCCGCCGCCGCGCTTCGCCGGCGCCCGGTTCGACACGTACGAGCCGGACCCCGCCGAGCCGAGCCAGCAGAGCGCGCGGGCACGGCTCGAGGACTTCGCGGGCGGTGCGCCGGCCTCCCGGGGGCGCGGGCTCGGGCGGCTGCTGCGCTCGCGCGAGGGCGCGGACGGTCCGCGGGGGGTGTACCTCGACGGCGGGTTCGGGGTCGGCAAGACGCACCTGCTCGCCGCGACGTGGCACGCGGCCACCGGGCGGCGGTACTACGGGACGTTCGTCGAGTACACGCACCTGGCCGGCGCGCTCGGCTTCCGCGGTGCCGTCGACGCCCTGGCCGGGGCGGACCTCGTGTGCGTCGACGAGTTCGAGCTCGACGACCCCGGCGACACCGTCCTCATGGCGCGGCTCATGCGCGAGCTGGCGGACTCCGGCACGCGCCTCGCGGCGACGTCGAACACGCTGCCGGACGCGCTGGGGGCGGGCCGGTTCGCTGCCGAGGACTTCCTGCGGGAGATCCAGGCGCTCGGCCGGCTCTTCGAGGTCGTGACGGTCGAGGGCGAGGACTACCGCCACCGCGGCTCACCGGCCGCGCCGACCCCCGCGGGCGAGGGCGACCTCACGGCGCTGGCGGCGACCCGGGGCGCCGTCGTCGACGACTTCGCCGCGTTGTGCGACCACCTCGCCGACGTCCACCCGAGCCGCTACGGGACGCTGCTCGACGGGGTGCGGGCGGTCGGCTGGCGGGGGGTCGCGCCCGTGCCGGACCAGAACGTGGCCCTGCGGCTGGTCGTGCTCGTCGACCGGCTGTACGACCGGTCCCTGCCGGTGGTGGCGACGGGCGAGCCGCTGTCGGTCCTCTTCGACGAGGAGATGCTCCGCGGCGGGTACCGCAAGAAGTACCTGCGGGCGCTCAGCCGCGTGACGGCACTCGCCCGCGAGGCCGCTCCGGCCGTCTGA